A window from Sphingopyxis alaskensis RB2256 encodes these proteins:
- a CDS encoding LacI family DNA-binding transcriptional regulator: MARRRQAVTIKHVAADAGVSLQTVSRVINDEPNVRSAMKARVQASIDKLGYVPSIAARRMSGSRSYLILAINDRDRTIADWTARQGTDWVDQMLLGGMLKCAEYGYRLIFELVDTHSDHVERELRATIAALQPDGVILTPPHSDNPLIVRLLERQRIPFARIGSRGGGAGIALVMDDESMARHATRHLIDLGHRRIAFIAGSSEYPLSQWRVDGWESEMRAAGLPTAGLVARGDFTYESGAAATRQLLGHPDRPSAIIASNDQMALAALEVARELGIEIPSQLSLVSFDNTPIVRFTQPTLTAVDQPVAETVSRAVEMIIKAQRGEKLPPQPVIVAGGFVERESTSAPAHG, encoded by the coding sequence ATGGCGAGACGCCGCCAGGCGGTGACGATCAAGCATGTGGCGGCCGATGCCGGTGTGTCGCTGCAAACGGTCAGCCGTGTGATCAACGACGAACCCAATGTGCGCTCGGCAATGAAGGCGCGCGTCCAGGCGTCCATCGACAAGCTCGGCTATGTGCCGTCGATTGCCGCCCGCCGGATGAGCGGGTCGCGCTCTTATCTGATTCTGGCGATCAACGATCGCGACCGGACGATCGCGGACTGGACGGCGCGGCAGGGCACCGATTGGGTCGACCAGATGCTGCTGGGCGGCATGCTCAAGTGCGCCGAATATGGCTATCGGCTTATTTTTGAGCTTGTCGACACGCACAGCGACCATGTCGAACGCGAACTGCGCGCAACCATCGCGGCGCTTCAGCCCGACGGCGTGATTCTGACGCCCCCCCATTCCGACAATCCGCTGATCGTGCGATTGCTTGAACGGCAGCGAATACCCTTTGCGCGCATCGGATCGCGCGGCGGAGGGGCGGGGATTGCGCTGGTGATGGATGACGAGAGCATGGCGCGCCACGCGACGCGTCACCTCATCGACCTTGGCCATCGGCGCATTGCTTTCATTGCAGGTTCAAGCGAATATCCGCTGAGCCAATGGCGCGTCGATGGTTGGGAAAGCGAAATGCGTGCCGCGGGATTGCCGACCGCCGGACTCGTGGCGAGAGGCGACTTCACTTACGAATCGGGCGCGGCCGCCACGCGGCAGCTTCTTGGTCATCCGGATCGCCCTTCGGCGATCATCGCCAGCAATGACCAGATGGCGCTCGCCGCGCTCGAAGTCGCGCGCGAACTGGGGATCGAGATTCCGTCACAGCTTTCGCTCGTAAGTTTCGACAATACGCCGATCGTGCGTTTTACCCAGCCGACGCTTACCGCCGTTGATCAGCCGGTCGCCGAAACCGTGTCGCGCGCCGTCGAAATGATCATCAAGGCGCAGCGGGGGGAAAAGTTGCCGCCACAACCCGTGATTGTTGCCGGGGGCTTCGTCGAACGCGAATCGACTTCTGCGCCCGCGCATGGATGA
- a CDS encoding MFS transporter, translating to MDDPAPHRHQSLAFMLLYALAVAGGSMAYVPFLTILLPSRIAVLAGSADVEWLGLLTFAGAIAASVGGILFGWLSDITNSRRWWILSGLVLTVALLLAVPLADDLWTLVSIIICWQLALNMVLGPLAAWGGDLVPDDQKGLLGGLLAFAPALGAWSGALVTLPVLETFESRLFALAFLVVAAVTPATVFARPRRLEMLGRAPSLDRDGRIGTLSKGPAVRMWFARFLVQISEAALFAYLYFWFRSIDPDMGDNEKARLFSLALTIAIPIALYCGRWSDRNDRPFLPLVISSAVSAAGMLGMALAASADLAKLAYLLFGIATTVFLALHAGQTLRILPRSDRRGRDLGVFNLTNTLPSLIMPLLTISVVPGFGFETLFLVLATLAILATLILTTIPRPSPGRA from the coding sequence ATGGATGATCCCGCGCCGCATCGGCACCAGTCGCTCGCTTTCATGCTGCTCTATGCCTTGGCGGTAGCTGGCGGAAGCATGGCCTATGTCCCGTTCCTGACCATCCTGCTTCCGTCGCGGATTGCGGTGCTGGCAGGGTCGGCCGACGTCGAATGGCTCGGGTTGCTGACATTCGCGGGGGCCATTGCGGCCAGTGTTGGCGGAATCCTGTTCGGTTGGCTCAGCGACATCACGAACAGTCGGCGATGGTGGATATTGTCGGGGCTGGTCCTGACAGTCGCGCTGCTCCTTGCCGTCCCGCTGGCGGACGATCTGTGGACACTCGTGTCGATCATCATTTGCTGGCAGCTCGCGCTCAACATGGTCCTTGGCCCCCTTGCAGCGTGGGGCGGCGACCTCGTTCCCGACGATCAGAAGGGTCTGCTGGGCGGCCTTCTCGCCTTCGCGCCCGCGCTTGGCGCCTGGTCGGGGGCGCTCGTCACGCTGCCCGTTCTCGAGACGTTCGAATCCCGACTTTTCGCGCTTGCGTTTCTGGTGGTGGCCGCCGTCACACCGGCGACGGTTTTTGCACGCCCCAGACGCCTCGAGATGCTCGGGCGCGCACCATCGCTGGATCGCGATGGACGGATCGGGACCCTGTCAAAGGGACCGGCCGTGCGGATGTGGTTCGCCCGCTTTCTGGTCCAGATTTCCGAAGCGGCGTTATTCGCCTATCTCTATTTCTGGTTTCGCTCGATTGACCCGGACATGGGCGATAACGAAAAGGCGCGGCTGTTCAGTCTTGCCCTCACCATTGCGATACCCATCGCCCTTTACTGTGGCCGCTGGTCCGATCGCAATGACCGTCCATTTCTGCCGCTTGTGATCAGCAGCGCGGTTTCGGCGGCCGGGATGCTCGGTATGGCGCTCGCTGCCTCGGCCGACCTCGCCAAGCTCGCCTATCTTCTTTTCGGTATCGCAACCACCGTTTTTCTCGCCTTGCATGCTGGTCAGACGCTTCGAATTCTGCCGCGTTCGGATCGCCGTGGACGCGATCTAGGGGTTTTCAATCTGACCAACACGCTCCCTTCGCTGATTATGCCGCTGCTGACGATCTCGGTCGTCCCGGGCTTCGGTTTCGAGACGCTGTTTCTGGTGCTCGCGACGCTTGCCATTCTTGCGACGTTGATCCTGACGACAATTCCGCGTCCCAGTCCCGGTCGCGCCTAG
- a CDS encoding glycoside hydrolase family 16 protein, with amino-acid sequence MTPAFVIALVLEGMHTPAAVPEQDNWTLVWSDEFDGETLDRTKWSFDVDCWGGGNDERQCYTDSVRNAQLEQGRLVITAREETVKGVALPARMRAGSSSPTAKVTREYSSARLTTRGKASWTYGKIEVSARLPQGQGTWPAIWMLPEEDRYGSWAASGEIDILEAVNLGVACQKCPGGRENRILGTLHFGGAWPNNQHKGEEMAFSEVLDGAFHTYTLIWYPERMIWQVDGRTFAERSADEWSTSASSAPAAPFDQPFHLILNLAIGGRLAESRGLGGVQRGGYPKRMEVDWVRVWQKGGPGISPAIGQAAERGE; translated from the coding sequence CGGTGCCGGAACAGGACAATTGGACGCTGGTCTGGTCGGACGAGTTCGATGGAGAAACGCTCGACCGGACGAAGTGGAGCTTCGATGTCGATTGCTGGGGCGGCGGGAATGACGAGCGGCAGTGCTATACCGACAGCGTGCGCAACGCGCAGTTGGAGCAGGGCAGGCTGGTAATCACCGCGCGGGAGGAGACCGTGAAAGGCGTCGCGCTTCCCGCCCGGATGCGAGCGGGATCGTCGAGCCCTACGGCCAAGGTCACGCGCGAATATAGTTCCGCGCGGCTCACCACGCGCGGCAAGGCTTCGTGGACCTATGGCAAGATCGAAGTGAGCGCCCGGCTTCCGCAGGGACAGGGCACGTGGCCCGCGATCTGGATGCTTCCCGAGGAGGACCGCTACGGAAGCTGGGCGGCTTCGGGAGAGATCGACATCCTCGAGGCGGTAAACCTTGGTGTAGCTTGCCAAAAATGCCCCGGCGGCCGCGAGAACAGGATCCTCGGCACGCTCCACTTCGGCGGCGCATGGCCCAACAATCAGCACAAGGGCGAGGAAATGGCGTTCAGCGAGGTACTGGATGGCGCGTTCCACACCTATACGCTCATCTGGTATCCCGAGCGGATGATCTGGCAAGTGGACGGCCGAACCTTTGCCGAGCGCAGCGCGGACGAATGGTCGACAAGCGCCTCCAGCGCACCGGCAGCCCCTTTCGATCAGCCGTTCCACCTTATCCTCAACCTCGCAATCGGTGGCCGACTCGCAGAGTCCCGGGGGCTTGGCGGCGTTCAGCGCGGCGGCTATCCCAAGCGCATGGAGGTCGATTGGGTTCGGGTCTGGCAAAAAGGCGGGCCAGGAATTAGCCCCGCGATCGGCCAGGCGGCGGAAAGGGGCGAATAG